The Thalassophryne amazonica chromosome 8, fThaAma1.1, whole genome shotgun sequence genome includes a window with the following:
- the LOC117515743 gene encoding circadian-associated transcriptional repressor, which produces MSATDSDASIDWLASDNDDIESEQEPDCTRERSQIANLPSPSAPPHLSPSDSCCHRNGATTEGDDSRSTVSSRGSPSGCAETWHGLCQMKEDKKTNGKNAQEALKRQHSCDEEKRQLTSNVSEREHILTSKCMELQCYIHPLSSILNGLRSGRYRERLSSFQESVAMDRIQRIMGVLQNPCMGEKYMNIILKMEEMLKTWFPNVKLPDRLGVSQTVEVVPTKKLKMSPVTASGSVSTITISDPPVGTKALRFTDLTPPGAYSASNLKWLHTSPICSPTADQAQAGPRHLLPPKDKDVTQDNAVSSSTDSHTKTHSALRGPPLGKINAPCLERLLKSTESIISCKGTGGLMDGNWS; this is translated from the exons ATGTCTGCGACAGATTCAGATGCTTCCATTGACTGGCTGGCTAGTGATAATGATGACATTGAGAGCGAACAGGAGCCTGACTGCACCAGAGAGCGCAGCCAGATAGCGAATCTGCCATCCCCTAGCGCACCACCACACCTGAGCCCGTCTGACAGCTGCTGCCACCGAAACGGTGCCACGACGGAGGGTGACGACAGCAGGAGCACAGTCTCCAGCCGGGGATCTCCGTCTGGCTGCGCAGAGACGTGGCATGGGCTGTGTCAGATGAaagaggacaaaaaaacaaacggtAAAAATGCTCAGGAAGCCTTGAAGAGACAACACAGCTGTGACGAAGAGAAACGGCAGCTCACTTCCAATGTATCGGAGAGAGAGCATATTTTGACCAGTAAG TGCATGGAGCTACAGTGCTACATTCATCCCCTGTCATCAATCTTGAATGGACTGCGATCAGGCAGATACAGAGAAC GTCTCAGTAGTTTCCAGGAGAGCGTAGCCATGGATAGGATTCAGAGGATCATGGGTGTGCTACAGAACCCCTGCATGGG ggaAAAATACATGAATATTATTCTGAAAATGGAAGAAATGCTGAAAACCTGGTTCCCTAATGTTAAACTTCCAGACCGGCTCGGTGTCTCGCAGACTGTGGAGGTGGTTCCTACCAAGAAATTGAAG ATGTCTCCAGTCACTGCAAGTGGATCAGTGAGCACCATCACCATCAGCGATCCTCCAGTGGGCACCAAAGCCCTGAGATTCACTGACCTCACTCCTCCTGGAGCCTACTCTGCCAGTAACCTGAAGTGGCTCCACACTTCACCCATTTGCTCCCCCACAGCAGACCAGGCCCAGGCTGGCCCCCGACACCTGCTGCCCCCAAAAGACAAAGATGTAACGCAGGACAACGCTGTGTCCTCCAGCACAGACAGCCATACTAAGACACACTCGGCACTCAGAGGACCTCCCCTGGGGAAAATCAACGCACCCTGTCTAGAGAGGCTCCTTAAGTCAACTGAAAGCATCATCTCTTGTAAGGGGACTGGCGGGTTGATGGACGGCAACTGGTCCTAG